The DNA window CCAAAGTTTTCTGGTTGGCAAATTTGAGAGAGACGAATGCTAACCCTCTCGTTCTTATTTATAGGGTTACTGAAAAACCCTAATCACGAGTAAAATCTCCTATAGGGTTATTTTCGTCTATTACAACACAAACGGGCCCATATATAATCCAGTAAGACTTAAATGGGCTCATTACCcttcaaataaaattatgggCCTCCAAAAATGTCTCGGCCCGTCAATTCGTCTTCTTCCAAGTGAAACATTCACCAACACCAGAACATAGTGCAATCGAGACGAAATGGATCCTGAACAACAGTCCGACCCGATTAAAGAAAATCCGGAAGAACAGCAATTCATTGACAAGAGCGACGCGTTGGCGAAAGCTTTATCAACAATGTTGGGAAGTGTGATTAAAGATTTCGATTGTAAAGCTGAAGAGACTCTCAAAAGCCAAGAACACTTAACTTCCTCAATCGATCGTCTTACTCGAGGTATTTAATCCCACCATAGTTTACTTATCGAATTGCTTAAgcttaattaattgttaattattgTGATTTGAATTGTGTAATAGAGCTTGATCAATTGCTCGAAGATGCGCCTTTTCCATTCATAATACAGCATGCTGCCAAGATTTCAGCACTTAGGAAGAGAGTTTTTTCGTTGAATTTGCTTCTTAAATCTATACAGAAGCGTCTTGATAATCTGGATCGAGTTCTTTTTGCGGGTCGTCCACAAGGTATTTGTTTTATCTTTATCTTGCTTTATATATTATGCTATATTTTCTGTATACTGTATTAAATTTGTTCTTTCTTAGTTTGAAATCTT is part of the Mercurialis annua linkage group LG3, ddMerAnnu1.2, whole genome shotgun sequence genome and encodes:
- the LOC126671248 gene encoding uncharacterized protein LOC126671248, yielding MDPEQQSDPIKENPEEQQFIDKSDALAKALSTMLGSVIKDFDCKAEETLKSQEHLTSSIDRLTRELDQLLEDAPFPFIIQHAAKISALRKRVFSLNLLLKSIQKRLDNLDRVLFAGRPQGKDNISI